The proteins below are encoded in one region of Apium graveolens cultivar Ventura chromosome 4, ASM990537v1, whole genome shotgun sequence:
- the LOC141717673 gene encoding polygalacturonase 1 beta-like protein 2, producing the protein MSTMSLLSYCYNPVQILTNLKHTRMKLNSTFFFLLLSIISIFSSTASAAPLLSTDESISKENPFTAKASLIRYWNKQISNNLPKPDFLLSKASPLSAVKTAFFSKLAASKTLDSHLSSFCSAANLFCIHSKHTPKKDDNSHFAFYSNKHFSSYGASRVSGDDSFKNYSAGLNFASASFASYSRSSTDHKEGFSSYAKDANVAGSNFSSYAAGTTGGSGVFDSYASTVNVPDLRFASYNSDNNNHKLTFTSYVDDTNSGNEAFISYGKKGNAGPLEFTNYGTTSNVIGSTFTGYSESGNAANNSFKGYSSDANNPSNNFKAYGIGVNGGTDSFSSYRDGANAGADTFLSYGKNSNLEKSSFLNYGKTFNQGTDTFREYGKGSHNQLTGFKVYGLNTTFKDYARKGVTFSQYTRPSSSSNAFVKKVAGKSENKRGFSGKFFREYMLREGKVMRMPDIRDKMPVRSFLPRVISSKLPFSSDGLIELKQVFGATDNSSMEGVLVNALAECERASSPGETKRCVGSVEDMIDFATSVLGHNVVVRTTTNVNGSKKNVMIGKIKAVNGGKATISVSCHQSLYPYLLYYCHSVPKVRVYMADILDVDTKAKINDGLAICHEDTSAWSPGHGAFVALGSSPGNIEICHWIFENDMSWTTAD; encoded by the exons ATGTCCACAATGTCCCTTCTAAGCTACTGCTACAATCCAGTGCAGATACTTACAAATCTAAAGCATACGAGAATGAAGCTCAACAGCACCTTCTTCTTCTTGTTGTTATCGATAATCTCGATTTTCAGCTCTACTGCTTCTGCT GCTCCCTTGTTATCAACCGATGAATCAATTAGCAAAGAAAATCCGTTTACCGCGAAAGCCTCACTGATCCGTTACTGGAACAAACAAATCTCGAATAACCTTCCTAAACCCGATTTCCTTCTTTCAAAGGCCTCTCCGCTCTCAGCTGTCAAGACAGCCTTTTTTTCGAAACTTGCAGCTTCTAAAACTCTTGATTCACACCTCTCCTCCTTCTGCTCTGCCGCAAACTTATTTTGCATTCACTCAAAACACACTCCTAAAAAAGATGACAATTCACATTTCGCATTTTACTCTAACAAACACTTCTCCAGCTACGGGGCCTCACGTGTCTCTGGCGATGACAGTTTCAAGAACTACTCTGCTGGACTCAACTTCGCCTCTGCCTCATTTGCTAGTTACAGCCGTAGCTCAACTGATCATAAAGAAGGCTTCTCTAGCTACGCTAAAGATGCTAATGTCGCAGGCTCCAACTTCTCCTCATATGCAGCTGGCACCACGGGAGGCTCCGGTGTGTTTGACAGCTATGCATCGACTGTCAATGTCCCGGATCTTCGTTTTGCTTCCTACAACTCGGATAATAATAATCACAAGCTCACGTTTACCAGCTACGTTGACGATACAAATTCAGGTAATGAGGCCTTCATTAGCTACGGTAAAAAGGGCAATGCTGGCCCCCTTGAATTTACAAATTATGGTACTACGTCAAACGTTATTGGCTCGACATTCACAGGGTATAGTGAGTCGGGTAATGCAGCCAACAATTCGTTCAAGGGTTATAGCTCCGATGCTAATAACCCTAGTAACAATTTTAAGGCATATGGTATCGGTGTAAATGGTGGTACTGATAGTTTCTCTAGTTATCGTGATGGCGCCAATGCTGGTGCCGATACGTTTCTATCTTATGGAAAAAATTCAAATCTGGAGAAATCAAGTTTTCTTAACTATGGAAAAACGTTTAACCAAGGCACTGATACATTTAGAGAGTACGGGAAAGGATCGCATAATCAGTTAACTGGATTTAAAGTCTATGGTTTGAATACTACGTTTAAAGATTATGCTCGTAAAGGTGTTACATTTAGTCAGTACACAAGGCCAAGTAGTTCTAGTAACGCGTTTGTTAAAAAGGTCGCGGGTAAATCTGAAAACAAACGAGGTTTTTCGGGTAAGTTTTTTAGGGAGTATATGCTGAGGGAAGGGAAGGTGATGAGAATGCCTGACATCCGGGATAAAATGCCTGTTAGGTCGTTTTTACCCCGGGTGATTTCGTCAAAGTTGCCTTTTTCAAGCGATGGACTAATTGAGCTTAAACAAGTGTTTGGTGCTACTGACAATTCGAGCATGGAGGGCGTGTTGGTAAACGCCCTCGCAGAGTGTGAACGGGCTTCCAGCCCGGGGGAGACAAAGCGTTGTGTTGGTTCCGTGGAAGATATGATTGATTTTGCAACTTCTGTGCTGGGACACAATGTGGTGGTGAGGACTACTACAAATGTTAATGGTTCCAAGAAAAACGTTATGATCGGCAAAATCAAGGCAGTCAATGGAGGAAAAGCAACGATATCAGTGTCGTGTCACCAGAGTTTGTATCCATATTTACTTTACTACTGTCATTCTGTCCCGAAAGTGAGAGTCTACATGGCAGACATTCTCGACGTGGACACGAAAGCTAAGATCAATGACGGTTTAGCTATCTGTCACGAAGACACGTCGGCTTGGAGTCCAGGTCACGGTGCTTTTGTGGCACTGGGATCAAGTCCCGGGAACATCGAGATCTGCCACTGGATCTTCGAGAACGATATGTCCTGGACAACAGCGGATTGA